One Hordeum vulgare subsp. vulgare chromosome 4H, MorexV3_pseudomolecules_assembly, whole genome shotgun sequence DNA window includes the following coding sequences:
- the LOC123447652 gene encoding thioredoxin-like protein AAED1, chloroplastic — protein MAATTAASLPRLSLPPPAALPAVTSSRFRPDLASVPSRRRVGLRLHRSPVAPAAAASSPSAPSSSPEPGSGIGDALGGVAIFSAATGEPVLIRDLWDQNEGMAVVALLRHFGCPCCWELALTLKDAKERFDSAGVKLIAVGVGTPDKARILAERLPFPLDYLYADPERKAYDLLGLYFGVGRTFFNPASVKVFSRFDSLKEATKNYTIEATPDDRPSVLQQGGMFVFKGKELLYARKDEGTGDHAPLDDVLNICCKVPVA, from the exons ATGGCCGCGACTACGGCCGCCTCGCTACCACGCCTCTCCCTCCCGCCGCCGGCCGCTCTCCCTGCCGTCACCTCCTCTCGCTTCCGCCCCGACCTCGCCTCCgtccccagccgccgccgcgtCGGCCTCCGACTCCACCGCTCGCCGGTGGCACCTGCAGCTGCGGCGAGCTCTCCATCCGCTCCGTCTTCTTCTCCGGAACCAGGGTCGGGTATCGGTGATGCCCTCGGTGGCGTCGCCATCTTCTCCGCGGCCACCGGCGAGCCCGTCCTGATCAGAGATCTGTGGGACCAGAACGAG GGAATGGCTGTCGTCGCGTTGCTAAGGCATTTCGGATGTCCATGCTG TTGGGAGTTGGCCTTGACGTTGAAGGACGCGAAGGAAAGATTTGATTCTGCTGGCGTCAAACTAATTGCCGTTGGTGTTGGCACTCCTGATAAAGCCCGTATTCTTGCTGAGCGT TTGCCCTTTCCATTGGATTACCTCTATGCAGACCCTGAGCGCAAG GCTTATGATCTCTTGGGCCTGTATTTTGGTGTTGGTCGCACATTCTTCAACCCAGCCAGT GTGAAAGTGTTTTCTCGGTTTGATTCCCTCAAGGAGGCAACAAAGAACTATACAATCGAAGCCACCCCAGATGACAGGCCAAGTGTGCTGCAACAG GGTGGAATGTTCGTGTTCAAAGGGAAAGAACTGTTATATGCGAGGAAGGATGAGGGCACAGGGGATCATGCACCATTAGATGATGTCCTGAACATCTGCTGTAAAGTTCCAGTGGCCTGA